The nucleotide sequence GTCGAGATCTTTGCTCGTCTTCCATGCTTCGAATACTGGAAACTGCAATTTCTTAACAAGAAACTTTTGCAGTTGTTAAAAAGTGGTGAAATTTTCAGGGTGAGACAAGAAAAGGGACTTGTGAAACCCTACGTGATTTTGCATTCAGGGGCTGGATCAAATTGGGAAATGTTTGATAAGGATTTTAAAACCTTTCGGAGACTTcctaaagttccttcttctgactATTGCTTTTTCCACAGCGATAAGGAAACAATATGTGTGGGTACCCATCTAATTGTCATTGGAAGAGCAATAGAGGGAATTGTGGTGTTTCGCTACGAGTTAGAGAATCACAAGTGGTTCAAAGGTCCTTCAATGATCACACCGAGGGTCATGTACGGTTCTGCTAGCCATGGAAAAACCGCATTCTTTGCAGGAGGCATTCAAAAGGATGACAATGGGAACCCTATTGTTGTGCGAACTGTAGAAAAGTATAATGCTGATGCACAAAGTTGGACTATAATTAATGGAATGCATAAAGCAAGGAAGTTCAGCTCAGGATGTTTCTTGCGTGGAAAATTTTATGTCCTTGGTGGCCGAGATGAGAATGATAAACACCTCACTTGTGGAGAAAGTTATGATGAGACCACAAAGTTTTGGGAGTTGATACCTGACATGTTAAAAGACATGACATTCCTTACGCCTTCCCAATCTCCGCCTCTTATAGCTGTGGTTGATGACAATCTATACATGTTGGAGACATCTTTGAACGAGCTTCGCGTATATGATATAAACACAAATATTTGGAAGAAACTTGGTGTTGTCCCTGTGAGCGCAAACACTACCTTTGGTTGGGGGACTGCGTTTAAATCGATGAGAGATAGACTTCTGGTTGTTGGAACTTCTAACTCTTGGCATATGAAAGCAGTAGTCTACTCATGCCgtccttctccagacgtggaagaGCAGCATTGGGAAGAATTAAAATATTGGTGCAGTGGTGCTGAGCTCTCACAGTTTATTCATAACTGCTGTGTGATGTTTGCTTAAAGTTGTTTCCGAGGCAAACTTGTTTCTTATATGTGCTTTCAATAATTTTGTGGCTATTTGGACGCCCGAAACAATTAAAATTGtggttttatgttgtttttgttttctgaatTATAGTTTTGCATTTGGGATACAAATGTTGTTCTTTTCGTTTATTTTAAGTGCATATGTTTGTGCAAAAAAACatggggaaattacatgtttaccactttcatggtaccacttt is from Brassica napus cultivar Da-Ae chromosome A4, Da-Ae, whole genome shotgun sequence and encodes:
- the LOC125607941 gene encoding F-box/kelch-repeat protein At3g27150-like; amino-acid sequence: MLLKVLFWNLQEMMSKDMAKINRDMLMIRDDQAPKVGASLSQSKRRKISIVGIKPNIPDLNVKPCYDSDEEEKGEITKIFQNLAGLKSHDGCYVHHKLLYELEVEIFARLPCFEYWKLQFLNKKLLQLLKSGEIFRVRQEKGLVKPYVILHSGAGSNWEMFDKDFKTFRRLPKVPSSDYCFFHSDKETICVGTHLIVIGRAIEGIVVFRYELENHKWFKGPSMITPRVMYGSASHGKTAFFAGGIQKDDNGNPIVVRTVEKYNADAQSWTIINGMHKARKFSSGCFLRGKFYVLGGRDENDKHLTCGESYDETTKFWELIPDMLKDMTFLTPSQSPPLIAVVDDNLYMLETSLNELRVYDINTNIWKKLGVVPVSANTTFGWGTAFKSMRDRLLVVGTSNSWHMKAVVYSCRPSPDVEEQHWEELKYWCSGAELSQFIHNCCVMFA